A region of the Gammaproteobacteria bacterium genome:
GGTCCGCGATGGCCTCGACCGTGAGCGCAAGGTTGGTGCCGGTATCGCCGTCGGGCACCGGGAAGACGTTTATGCGGTTGAGTTCCTGGCGCTGCTGGCGGGTGTACTCGCAGGCCGCCACCAGCGAACGGCGCAGGCGCGGACCGTCCAGGTAGGCGATGTGCGTGCTCAACGGCGTCTCTCGGCCAGGATACCGGAAGGAAGTCCCGCCCGCCGGGCGTCAGTAGCGCCCGCGCGCGCGTTCCTTGCCCGGCAGGATCTCCAGGCAGGTGGTCCACCACCCGGTGCGAATGGTCGCGATGAACTCCTCACAGATGCCCTCTCCCGCCATCTCGCGGGCCAGCGCCTCGTGATCGTAGCGGACCGGAATGAAGTCGACGCCCAGCCGGTCCCCCTCGGCCGATACCATAGCATACCAGACGCAGGTGCGCCCGTCGTTCGCCGGCCGTCCCAGCGCCCCCGCGTTGACGTACCAGCCCCGGGGCGCGAACCGCCGGGCCCAGTGGATGCCCGTGTGTCCCCCGAGAATCACGTCGCAGCCCGCGTCCGCGGCGAGCTTCGCCAGGAAATGCGAAGGCGTGGTGGTTTCCCACAGGAACTCGTTGACCTGGCGCGGGCTGCCGTGACAGGCGAGCACCCGCAGCGGGCCCAGGCGAAAGCGGATGGCGGGGGGAAGCGCGGCCAGCCAGTGGCGATGCGCGCCGGACGTGTTGGAGAGCGCGTAGTCGTACGCCAGCCTGGCATAGTGATTGTCGCGCGGGTCGGTGTAGCCGCAGCGGCAGTCGTCCAGCCCGCGCCCGATGGAGTCGTCGTAGTTGCCCTGCACCACGCGCACGTCCTCGCGCCGGAGTATGGGGAAGACCTTGTCCGGATTGGGCCCGAACCCCCCCAGATCGCCCAGGCAGAAAAGCGCGTCCGCGCCGCGCGCGCGCGCATCCTCGGCCGCGGCCGCCAGCGCCAGGTGGTTGGAGTAGACACCGCCGAACACCGCCACGCGATCGAACCGGCCCTCCGATTCAGCCACCCGCTAGAACTCGCTGCTCGCCGCCGTGTTGGCGCAGATGGACCCGTGCAGGTAGCAGGTGTAACATGCCTGCTCGGACAGCGAGGCGGGCCGCGCCACCGCTTCGCCGAGGGTGTCGCCCAGGCGCGCGTCCGGATAGTCGAGCAGGATGGGGCAGACGTGGACCCCGGCGGCCGTGACCAGTCGCGCGCGCGTGCACAGAAGCTGATCGAGATCGAAGCCGTGCAGCATCTCGTGGGTGACCCGCATCGACGGAGCATATCCCTGGGTGCGGCGGGCCTCTTCGCCGATGAGCAGCGGCGGGATGATCTTCAGCCGGGCGCGGTCGTAGCCCACATCCGCCAGAAGCTCGCGAAAGCCTCCCAGGATGCGTCCGGTCTCGGCGTCGAGCCAGCTTTGCATGGCGGTGATGATGGGCAGGAACCCGGCGTCGACCAGACGTTCCACGCCCTCGATGCAGCGCGCGAAGGTTCCCTCTCCGCGGATGGCGTCGTTCATCTCCGGGGTGACCCCGTCCAGGCTCACCCGCAGTTCCAGCGAATAAGGCGATCCGGCCGCCAGCCGGGCCAATTCGCGCACCGTCCGCTCGGGCAGGAGGGTCGCGTTGGTCAGCACCGTAGCCGGCCCGAGCTCCAGCGTATCCTCGAGGATGCCGCACATCTCGTGATTCATGAAGGGCTCGCCACCGGTGAAGTAGTACTCCTTCACTCCCAGCGGGACGGACTCGGCGAGGGCTGCGGCGACCTGGCCGCGGGTCATGAACCAGAACGAATGGTTGTCCGGGCTGCACGAGATGAAGCAGTGCCGGCAGCGCAGGTTGCACACCGTGCCGCTCACCTGGAACCAGAGCTGGTCCAGGGCCCGCAGCGGCACCTGCGGAGGCGACTCGGCGACGCGCGGCCGAGCCGCAACCCGGCCTCCGCCAAGGCCGTTGGCGGCGGTGGACGCGTTGGGAAGGATGTTGAGGTCTTTCATCGATGATCCGCGGCTCCTCGGACCGCCCTGTCCGTGCCCTGAACCTAGCGCATGCGGCGGAGACACGCGCCAGCCAGGAACTTCCCCGGCAACAAACGGGCCCGCAGTTGTTCCTGGAGGAGGATTGACCCACGGTTTATCCGTGCGTCGCGTGAATCGGCGCATGCTTGCGCCATGGGTTACGACTGAGAGCAACGCGAATGCCGGCACACCTGATCAGGTCCGATACCGTGGCCGCCATCGTCCTCCCGGCGATCGTCGTCGCGTGCCTGGCCGGCTGCGGTGCGGACGACACGCCGGTTGCGCCGCCGTCGACCGGACCCGCGACCATCGTCCTCTCCCCCTCCGCAGTCACGCTGCCGGCCATCGGGGACACGATCCGGGTGGGGGCGGCCGCCGCGGACGCGGACGGTCACAGAGTTGCGGATGTCTCCTTCACATGGGAATCGAGCGACCTGTCGGTGGCAACCGTGGACTCGGCTGGCGTCGTGCAGGCGGCCGGAAAGGGACACGCGATGATCACGGCGGCGGCGGGTTCGATCTCGGGGACCGCCCTGGCGACCGTCCCCGGACCCGCACCATTCGACGCCACGCCTCCGCCCGCGGATCCCACGCCCGTGGCGCCGGAGATCATGGCCTGCCGGGGCTGGGAAGAGTGGTTCGTGGGTGACTTCTCCTACTTCAACAACGTCTGGAACCGGCAGGACACGAGAGACTACGAGCAATGCATCATGCGGCGGACCGTGCCCGGGCTGGTCGAGAGGGTGGAATACGGCTGGCGATGGCGCTGGCCGACGAGGAGGGGGCAGGTCAAGGCCTACCCGGAGCTCATCTACGGGCACAAGCCCTGGCATCCACGGTCGACCACGCCGGAGCTTCCTCGACGAATCGACGCAATCGAGGCCCTGGAGGTCGACTACGCGGCCTATCTCGCCGTCGAGGGCACGTACAACCTCGCGTTCGACTTCTGGATCACGCGCGACGATCCGCCCAGCGTGTCCGGCATCTCACACGAAGTGATGGTCTGGCTGGATCATGATTTCCGGCCGGCGGGGCAGCAGTTCTATGTCGGCCCGGTCCGGATCGAGGGCGTCCTGTGGGATCTGTACCACTGGCCGGACAGAGTCTGGCCGAACGCCGACGGCGACCGCGAGCTGGTCGCCGACTACATGGCTCTGGTGCGGCACCGGGATCTGCTGGTCGGTTCCGTCGACCTGCTGTCCCTCTTCCGCTACCTGATCGACCGGGGCTATCTCCCCGCCGACCACTACCTGACCGCGATCGAGTTTGGCAACGAGGCGGTGAGCGGCACCGGCGAACTCTGGCTCAAGGACTTCCGGGTCCACCTCCGCTGAGGGGCTGAGCTGTCCCCCGCACCTGGGCGCGACTGGAACCTTGACCCGCCCGGCGAAGTGTAAGAATGGTAGAGACTTCGACATGCGCCGCACCGGCCGGGACCGGCGGGCGGCGTTTCGTGTCCCCGGTGCCGGAGCCGATCCGCGTGACCCAGGCAGCTGCTGCCCAGACCCTGACGCCTGAAGCCCCCGAGCGCTTCATCAACCGGGAGCTCTCGTGGCTGGCGTTCAACGAGCGCGTGCTGGCGGAGTCCTCGAGCTCCCGCCATCCGCTGCTGGAGCGGCTGCGCTTCCTCTCCATCTCCGCCACGAACCTCGACGAGTTCTACATGGTGCGCGTGGCGGGGCTGAGGGCCCAGGTGGACGCCGGCATCACCACCACGACCCCCGAGGGCATGACGCCGGCGCGGCAGCTCCGGGCCATCGACCGGCGCGCCAGGGCGCTGATGGTGCGCCAGCAGAAGAGATGGCGCGAAATGCGTGACGAACTGCGCGCCGTCGGCATCGTCATCGCGCATCCGAGCGAGCTGAGCGGGGCCGCACGTTCGGCCCTGGATGCCTACTTCGACGAGCAGATCTTTCAGGTCCTCACCCCGCTGGCCGTGGACCCCGCGCATCCCTTCCCCTTCATCCCCAATACCGGATACGCGATGGTGCTGTCGCTGGCGCGCCCGCGGGACGGCACCGAGATGCACGCCCTGCTTCCGCTGCCTTCCCAGATCGACCGCTTCATCGCCGTTCCGGGAGAGAGCCAGCGCTTCATTCGCCTCGAGGAACTGCTCGGGATGCACCTGGACAGCCTCTTCCCGGGCTTTGCGGTCAGGGAGACCGGGTATTTCCGCGTGATCCGCGACAGCGACGTGGAGATCGAGGATGAAGCCGAGGATCTGCTGCTGGAGTTCGAATCCGCGCTCAAGCGCAGGCGCAGGGGGCGGGTCATCCACCTGAGGGTGTCGCGCGGGATGTCCGGGACCCTGCAGCGCTTCCTGATGCGCGAGCTGGACGTCGGCCCCGGGGACATCTTCCGCGAGGGCGATCTGCTGGGGCTGGGCGACACCGCGCAGCTCATCGGCGACGATCGCCCGGATCTGGTGTTTTCGCCCTACAACGCACGCTTCCCGGAGCGGATTCGCGACTTCGGCGGGGACTGCTTCGCCGCCATCCGCATGAAGGACATCCTCGTACACCACCCGTACGAGAGCTTCGACGTGGTGGTGCAGTTGCTGCGCCAGGCCGCCGAGGATCCGGCCGTGGTGGCCATCAAGCAGACGCTCTACCGGACCAGCCAGGACTCGCCCATCGTGACGGCGCTGATCGAGGCGGCAGAGGCGGGCAAGAACGTGACCGCGCTGGTCGAGCTGAAGGCCCGTTTCGACGAAGCGGCCAACATCGCGTTCGCGCGGGGGATGGAGCGCGCCGGGGTGCACGTCGTCTTCGGGGTGGCGGAACTGAAGACGCACGCCAAGATCTCGCTGGTGGTGCGGCGGGAGGCGGGGTCGCTCCGCTCCTACGTCCACTTCGGGACGGGGAACTACCACCCGGTGACCGCCAAGATCTACACCGACCTGTCGTATTTCACGTGCGATCCGGCGCTGGCGCGCGATGCCGCGCGGGCGTTCAACTTCATGACCGGGTATGCGCGTCCGGAGGGCCTCGACCAGCTAGCGATCGCACCCTTCACCATGCGCAGCACGCTGCTCGAACTCATCGCAGGGGAAGCCGAGCGCGCGCGCCGGGGAGAGCCCGCAGGCATCTGGGCCAAGATGAACTCCCTGCTCGACAGCGAGGTCATCGACGCCCTCTACGACGCCTCGCGCGCGGGCGTGAAGATTCATCTCGTGGTGCGCGGCATCTGCTGCCTGCGCCCCGGGGTCGCCGGGCTCTCGGAGAACATCACCGTGACCAGCATCGTGGGCCGGTTCCTCGAGCACTCGCGCATCGTGTGCGTGGGGGGCGGGGCGGAGTTGCCCTCGGATCGGGCGAAGGTGTTCATCTCATCGGCTGACTGGATGCCGCGCAACCTGGACCGGCGCGTGGAGCTGCTGGTTCCGGTCACCAACCGGACGGTGCACCGCCAGATTCTCGACGAGATCATGGTCGCGAACCTGAAGGACACCGAGGGCAGTTGGCGCCTGGCGGCCGACGGGTCCTACCGCCGGGTGGCGGACGGGAAGCGCCCGTTCAGCGCCCACGACTACTTCATGAACAACCCCAGCCTGTCGGGACGGGGCAGCGCGCTGGAGCGGGACCAGGGTCCGGTGCTGCGGCTGCACTCGGAGGGAGGCACAAAGGGCTGACGCCGGGGGAGGTCGCCCGAATTCACATTCGCGTGGCCCATTCTGCCATTGACGGGTTCTCGGCGCCCGCCTCGACGCGATCCGATATCCCGGATTCCACGGCTCGCCAGCGGCGCTGACCGCCCATGTGAGAGCGCTGGCAGTCCCCTTCCTCTCCCGAACGTCTCTCGACCCCACGTCGGCGATTGCAGAGCATCCTGAGAGGCCGATTCCGGTGCCGTTATATTGTATGTAACTCATTGTACAATATATCGTTGGGAGGAATGATGATTGCATCCCGGGACCTTCTCTGCGACACTCGCAAGAAGCCTCTTTCCCGGCCCGACGACGACGATGAACTTCGCAAGATCAGCGATCGCATCGCGGAACTGGCCGCGGGAATCAACGCGGCAGAAGCCCGGATGATGGCCCTCATCGCCGATTTCGATCGCCGAGGCGGCTGGAAAGACGGGTTCGGTTCATGCGCCGAGTGGCTGGCCTGGAAGATCGGCATCACGATCGGGCCGGCCCGCGAGCGGGTCCGCGCCGCCCGCGCGCTGGAGAACCTGCCGGAGACGGCCGACGCCCTTAGGGACGGGACCATCTCCTACGCCAAGGTGCGGGCGCTCACGCGCGTGGCTACTCCGGAGAGCGAGACGGAGTTGCTCGAGTTCGCGCGCGCCGGGTCGGCGGCCAAGCTGGAGCGGATGGTGCGCATGTGGAAGAAGCGGAACACCAGAGGTACAAATCCCGGCAGGAAATCGTATAAAGTCTTACAGGGCTGCACGATCTGCGTTTCCTGCCGTTGGACGGGACCCGGCTGGACCGTGCCGCGACAGCGGGAAAAGCGGACTTGAATGGCGGGAATCGACAGGGCTGCGGAACCACCGCAGCCACATGGGCCGGTGGCGGGACATCGGTTGGCAGAATGCCGTCGAGGAGCCACGTCAACCTTTCCAACTGCGATTGGAACAGCCTTCAGAACGGCGATCAAGGCTATCGACTGGGACAACATCACTCACTGGCGCGAAGTTAATGCCGTCGCTGCGGAAACACCGGTCACGCTACGGGATCGAGGTGCGCCGACCGTGTAGCCGTGCCGGGCCTGCCGGCTGGCTGCCGCGCTTCGCTTGTCGACCCTCGTTCGGACGCCGGAGACCCGTCATCCGAACGAGGGTCCGATTCCGCCGCTCCTCTCCTCGAGAGAGAGGCAAGCCACATCCGACACCATCAACCCCAAAGAACCAACCGTCCGCGAGAGCGGGGCAGGTCCATTCTCCCT
Encoded here:
- a CDS encoding DUF222 domain-containing protein → MMIASRDLLCDTRKKPLSRPDDDDELRKISDRIAELAAGINAAEARMMALIADFDRRGGWKDGFGSCAEWLAWKIGITIGPARERVRAARALENLPETADALRDGTISYAKVRALTRVATPESETELLEFARAGSAAKLERMVRMWKKRNTRGTNPGRKSYKVLQGCTICVSCRWTGPGWTVPRQREKRT
- a CDS encoding Ig-like domain-containing protein, which produces MPAHLIRSDTVAAIVLPAIVVACLAGCGADDTPVAPPSTGPATIVLSPSAVTLPAIGDTIRVGAAAADADGHRVADVSFTWESSDLSVATVDSAGVVQAAGKGHAMITAAAGSISGTALATVPGPAPFDATPPPADPTPVAPEIMACRGWEEWFVGDFSYFNNVWNRQDTRDYEQCIMRRTVPGLVERVEYGWRWRWPTRRGQVKAYPELIYGHKPWHPRSTTPELPRRIDAIEALEVDYAAYLAVEGTYNLAFDFWITRDDPPSVSGISHEVMVWLDHDFRPAGQQFYVGPVRIEGVLWDLYHWPDRVWPNADGDRELVADYMALVRHRDLLVGSVDLLSLFRYLIDRGYLPADHYLTAIEFGNEAVSGTGELWLKDFRVHLR
- a CDS encoding RNA degradosome polyphosphate kinase; translated protein: MTQAAAAQTLTPEAPERFINRELSWLAFNERVLAESSSSRHPLLERLRFLSISATNLDEFYMVRVAGLRAQVDAGITTTTPEGMTPARQLRAIDRRARALMVRQQKRWREMRDELRAVGIVIAHPSELSGAARSALDAYFDEQIFQVLTPLAVDPAHPFPFIPNTGYAMVLSLARPRDGTEMHALLPLPSQIDRFIAVPGESQRFIRLEELLGMHLDSLFPGFAVRETGYFRVIRDSDVEIEDEAEDLLLEFESALKRRRRGRVIHLRVSRGMSGTLQRFLMRELDVGPGDIFREGDLLGLGDTAQLIGDDRPDLVFSPYNARFPERIRDFGGDCFAAIRMKDILVHHPYESFDVVVQLLRQAAEDPAVVAIKQTLYRTSQDSPIVTALIEAAEAGKNVTALVELKARFDEAANIAFARGMERAGVHVVFGVAELKTHAKISLVVRREAGSLRSYVHFGTGNYHPVTAKIYTDLSYFTCDPALARDAARAFNFMTGYARPEGLDQLAIAPFTMRSTLLELIAGEAERARRGEPAGIWAKMNSLLDSEVIDALYDASRAGVKIHLVVRGICCLRPGVAGLSENITVTSIVGRFLEHSRIVCVGGGAELPSDRAKVFISSADWMPRNLDRRVELLVPVTNRTVHRQILDEIMVANLKDTEGSWRLAADGSYRRVADGKRPFSAHDYFMNNPSLSGRGSALERDQGPVLRLHSEGGTKG
- a CDS encoding radical SAM protein codes for the protein MKDLNILPNASTAANGLGGGRVAARPRVAESPPQVPLRALDQLWFQVSGTVCNLRCRHCFISCSPDNHSFWFMTRGQVAAALAESVPLGVKEYYFTGGEPFMNHEMCGILEDTLELGPATVLTNATLLPERTVRELARLAAGSPYSLELRVSLDGVTPEMNDAIRGEGTFARCIEGVERLVDAGFLPIITAMQSWLDAETGRILGGFRELLADVGYDRARLKIIPPLLIGEEARRTQGYAPSMRVTHEMLHGFDLDQLLCTRARLVTAAGVHVCPILLDYPDARLGDTLGEAVARPASLSEQACYTCYLHGSICANTAASSEF
- a CDS encoding metallophosphoesterase family protein, whose protein sequence is MAESEGRFDRVAVFGGVYSNHLALAAAAEDARARGADALFCLGDLGGFGPNPDKVFPILRREDVRVVQGNYDDSIGRGLDDCRCGYTDPRDNHYARLAYDYALSNTSGAHRHWLAALPPAIRFRLGPLRVLACHGSPRQVNEFLWETTTPSHFLAKLAADAGCDVILGGHTGIHWARRFAPRGWYVNAGALGRPANDGRTCVWYAMVSAEGDRLGVDFIPVRYDHEALAREMAGEGICEEFIATIRTGWWTTCLEILPGKERARGRY